A single genomic interval of Selenobaculum gibii harbors:
- the pfkA gene encoding 6-phosphofructokinase, protein MDKKTIRKIGILTSGGDAPGMNAAVRAAVRTAIGFDMEVIGIKRGYNGLIHGDFIALDAGAVGDMIQRGGTFLYTARCMEFMEEAGQKKAFEMAKKHGIEGIVVIGGDGSFRGAEKLSAMGLPTVGIPGTIDNDIVCTEYTIGYDTACNIGMEAIDRLRDTAQSHEKCSLIEVMGRKAGHLALEVGIAAGASAILVPEKEYDIKNEICRNITEGQKKGRTHHIIIMAEGCRDKVQDVAEIIEKETGISTRVTVLGHIQRGGAPTVRDRVVATRMGYFAVELLRAGRGNRLVAMKGNALTDYNINEGLMMKKSIDETLYTICQTVAR, encoded by the coding sequence ATGGATAAAAAAACGATTCGAAAGATTGGGATACTGACCAGTGGCGGAGATGCTCCTGGGATGAATGCAGCGGTTCGTGCGGCGGTTCGTACCGCAATTGGTTTTGATATGGAAGTCATAGGAATAAAACGCGGTTATAACGGGCTGATTCATGGAGATTTTATTGCGTTGGATGCAGGTGCTGTCGGTGATATGATACAGCGTGGCGGAACGTTTCTTTATACAGCTCGCTGCATGGAATTCATGGAAGAAGCAGGTCAAAAGAAAGCCTTTGAAATGGCAAAGAAGCATGGAATTGAAGGAATAGTCGTTATCGGCGGTGATGGCTCTTTCCGCGGGGCAGAAAAACTTAGTGCAATGGGATTGCCGACCGTTGGGATTCCGGGAACAATTGATAATGATATCGTATGTACGGAATACACGATTGGCTATGACACAGCCTGCAATATCGGAATGGAAGCGATTGATCGGCTGCGTGATACGGCGCAGAGCCATGAAAAATGCAGCTTGATTGAAGTCATGGGGAGAAAGGCAGGTCATTTGGCGCTTGAAGTTGGAATTGCAGCCGGGGCGAGCGCGATATTGGTGCCGGAAAAAGAATACGATATAAAGAACGAAATTTGCCGCAATATTACAGAGGGACAAAAAAAGGGGCGGACACATCATATCATTATCATGGCGGAAGGATGCAGAGATAAAGTCCAGGATGTTGCTGAAATAATAGAAAAAGAAACGGGGATTAGTACGCGCGTAACGGTCCTTGGTCACATCCAGCGCGGCGGAGCACCGACGGTAAGGGATCGAGTCGTAGCAACGCGGATGGGGTATTTTGCAGTTGAACTTTTACGCGCGGGACGGGGAAATCGGCTCGTAGCGATGAAAGGTAATGCGTTGACGGACTATAACATAAACGAAGGGCTCATGATGAAAAAGTCTATTGACGAAACATTATATACGATTTGCCAGACGGTTGCACGATAA
- a CDS encoding PTS system mannose/fructose/N-acetylgalactosamine-transporter subunit IIB — translation MLNIVLTRIDDRLIHGQVVTAWAKITKANRIIVVDDEVAMDEFMVKILKMAAPRSFKIGIHTIADASEILKGEDTGERVIVLVKTPKTIEALIENNVEIKELNLGGMGAIQGRKQFYRNISISDDERESFKLLERQGIHVYVQIVPDASAMDIGKLL, via the coding sequence ATGCTGAATATTGTATTGACTAGAATTGATGACCGCTTAATCCACGGACAGGTGGTTACGGCTTGGGCTAAAATCACGAAGGCAAATCGGATTATTGTAGTTGATGATGAAGTGGCAATGGATGAGTTTATGGTCAAAATCTTAAAGATGGCGGCGCCGAGGTCGTTTAAAATAGGAATTCATACTATCGCTGATGCAAGTGAAATATTAAAGGGTGAGGATACCGGTGAACGGGTTATTGTCTTGGTAAAAACACCAAAAACGATTGAAGCGTTGATCGAAAATAATGTAGAAATAAAAGAGTTGAATCTCGGCGGAATGGGAGCTATTCAGGGGAGAAAACAATTTTATCGCAATATCTCGATATCGGATGATGAAAGGGAATCCTTTAAATTGTTAGAGCGGCAGGGTATACATGTTTATGTACAGATTGTACCTGATGCTTCGGCAATGGATATCGGAAAATTACTGTAA
- a CDS encoding PTS sugar transporter subunit IIA → MIGILLLTHENFGAAMLKSAELIVGGLEQVRAIGLNRGDDITVFSERVRDAIQGMDTGDGVLVFVDLFGASPYNATALVSTGIEQKFRCVAGISFPMVLEALTMRESCSLNELTDNCMNAGKDGIKELFSEMNALSEEKIKK, encoded by the coding sequence ATGATTGGGATATTGTTATTAACACATGAAAATTTCGGAGCAGCGATGTTAAAGAGCGCCGAACTGATTGTCGGAGGTTTGGAGCAAGTCAGGGCGATTGGGTTGAATAGGGGCGATGATATTACTGTGTTTTCCGAACGGGTGAGAGATGCAATTCAAGGCATGGATACAGGTGATGGCGTATTGGTTTTTGTTGATTTGTTTGGTGCAAGTCCATATAATGCTACAGCATTAGTAAGCACCGGCATTGAGCAAAAATTTCGCTGTGTAGCGGGCATCAGTTTTCCAATGGTTTTAGAAGCACTTACAATGCGGGAATCTTGTTCGCTTAACGAGCTTACGGATAATTGTATGAATGCAGGCAAGGATGGAATCAAGGAATTATTTAGCGAAATGAATGCTTTATCAGAAGAAAAAATTAAAAAATAA
- a CDS encoding PTS system mannose/fructose/sorbose family transporter subunit IID has translation MGTNNLSKSDVIKSWFNWFMFAQSNYNYERLQATAFAHSMLPVIKKLYKTAEEQKEGVKRHLSFFNTEPICGSVIHGVTVAMEEERANGKPISDQAFNGIKTGLMGPVAGIGDTLTQGVITPIMLAICIGITNNNNIAGPIIFVLAQFFIMTTISFSLWMNGYKYGRIAVEQIMEGGKINRVIEGASILGTLVMGGLVGRFIPLQFAANLDLGGMQFNLQADLLDKLMPGLIPLVLTLAVLKMVKAGVSPIKLMGILIAFGAITGILGIF, from the coding sequence ATGGGAACGAACAATCTTTCAAAAAGTGATGTAATAAAATCCTGGTTTAATTGGTTTATGTTTGCTCAGTCAAATTATAATTATGAAAGATTACAGGCAACCGCATTTGCCCATTCAATGCTGCCGGTAATCAAGAAATTATATAAGACAGCAGAGGAGCAAAAAGAAGGTGTTAAACGTCATTTGTCTTTCTTTAATACGGAACCTATCTGCGGGTCGGTTATCCATGGGGTTACGGTTGCGATGGAAGAAGAACGAGCGAATGGCAAACCGATTAGTGATCAGGCTTTTAATGGGATTAAAACAGGATTGATGGGACCTGTTGCCGGAATCGGCGATACGCTTACGCAGGGGGTAATTACTCCGATCATGCTGGCGATTTGTATCGGGATTACAAATAATAATAATATTGCCGGACCAATTATCTTCGTATTGGCACAGTTTTTCATTATGACAACGATTTCTTTCAGTTTGTGGATGAATGGCTATAAATATGGGCGCATAGCGGTAGAACAGATTATGGAAGGCGGTAAAATCAACCGCGTTATCGAAGGCGCATCTATTTTAGGTACACTTGTTATGGGGGGATTAGTAGGACGGTTTATCCCGCTACAGTTTGCCGCTAATTTGGATTTGGGCGGTATGCAGTTTAATTTGCAGGCGGATTTACTGGATAAATTGATGCCGGGCTTGATTCCGCTGGTATTGACTTTAGCTGTTCTCAAAATGGTAAAAGCCGGGGTGTCACCAATTAAACTAATGGGGATATTGATTGCCTTTGGTGCGATTACCGGTATTTTAGGTATCTTCTAA
- a CDS encoding HAD-IIA family hydrolase, translating to MKSIGEIKAFLLDMDGTINLGQSLLPGAKEFIDYLKESGREYLFLTNNSSKDSAHYVKKMRHLGIKCDVENILTSGDATISYLYSLKPKARVFLMGTPELEMEFQKYGFVLTDKNPDFVILGFDMTLTYEKIVKGCNFIRQGVTYIATHPDFNCPVENGYIPDTGAMMELIKASTGKMPQVIGKPNKEIIESAFRKMKQHNRDEVAMVGDRVYTDIKTGENAGITSILVLSGESTVEDLDKYGVKANFIFDGVGDICKQLKEYDALGK from the coding sequence ATGAAGAGTATTGGAGAAATTAAGGCTTTTTTATTGGATATGGATGGCACGATCAATCTTGGACAGAGTTTGCTGCCTGGAGCAAAAGAGTTCATCGACTATTTAAAAGAGAGTGGTCGGGAATATCTGTTTCTTACGAATAATTCCTCTAAGGACAGCGCGCATTATGTGAAAAAAATGCGTCATTTAGGAATTAAGTGCGATGTTGAAAATATATTGACATCAGGGGATGCTACCATCAGCTATCTTTACAGCCTAAAGCCAAAGGCGAGAGTCTTTCTTATGGGAACTCCGGAGCTGGAAATGGAGTTTCAAAAATATGGCTTTGTTTTGACTGATAAAAATCCGGATTTTGTAATTTTGGGTTTTGATATGACGCTGACTTATGAAAAGATTGTTAAAGGTTGTAATTTCATCCGTCAAGGGGTCACCTATATTGCGACGCATCCGGATTTCAACTGTCCGGTAGAAAATGGCTATATTCCCGATACGGGAGCGATGATGGAGCTCATCAAGGCTTCTACCGGGAAAATGCCGCAGGTCATCGGCAAGCCGAATAAGGAAATCATTGAAAGTGCATTTCGAAAAATGAAGCAGCATAATCGAGATGAAGTTGCTATGGTTGGCGACAGAGTTTACACGGACATCAAGACCGGTGAAAATGCGGGAATTACTTCTATTTTGGTTTTGTCTGGGGAATCGACGGTTGAGGATCTTGATAAATATGGAGTTAAGGCAAATTTTATTTTCGATGGTGTAGGGGATATCTGCAAACAATTAAAAGAATACGATGCTCTGGGAAAATAA
- a CDS encoding sigma-54-dependent transcriptional regulator, with the protein MYKDLVNLNRKSRVENELSIMTQSIVCELAETNKKIGFSANEIAIRLKLVRSNVSKELNCLLGENKAIKISGKPVLYLATEVLKKTYGNVLNQSVFQNISQLQQCLCPDQDDTPAEKEISQNLLQSDLQQVKQEKIEKEIKQHDQIFGNITGAEDDLQLQVKQAKAAILYPPNGLHTLIIGPTGSGKTTFAGIMYRYAIDTGKMPSTASYVIFNCADYAENSQLLISHLFGHVKGAYTGAERERRGLIDQADGGILFLDEIHRLPPEGQEMLFSLIDRGTYRRLGEAEGVRTANVLIIAATTEDPQSAILGTFLRRIPLVITLPGLNERNLKVRMKLICQFFREESVKIKVPLMVAKEVLKVLLLYKCPGNIGQLRNDIQLICANAFVEYITNQQNGVQIKLSQLSQNLKEGFFAIDEKRQELMQNFNLNDCETIIFDGMKDGLTENLHNVLLYDEYQTGEDFYDLILESAQKLYNQGLEIDQIKDNIVGQVQKRMYQSVPKARANNLHVDKEVLSKIATPEIVRIIEEELEKANAVFGRIIDAKMVYSLALHMETLIERLRQGEVRIYPNSVKVSSDHPEEYRVAMQIKVRVEKALNVIIPSDEAAFIAMALYSMNIKKEGNIQILVLSHGISTATNMVEVAKMLLGYDCLHALDMPMEEKVTVTLNKAVELVKRINTGGGVLLLVDMGSLTTFSEVITSRTGIPTRTIRMVSTPMVIEAARKAMMTNMTLEELEESVITMSGFIGGRVKVAVEEEIQFEPLKAQTMSYSHGIITMLEDVLAFLNVKKACRVLDEVLDKIAADCNFIVDDTIHLKFLFHCSCMIERLVRKEPLPYKKFARIKQEHQSVFQFVEQNFEIVEEIFGISIPETEIAYIVEMLNTHFYHTGVDDSILKVKK; encoded by the coding sequence ATGTATAAAGATTTAGTTAATCTCAATCGCAAAAGCAGAGTCGAGAATGAATTGTCTATAATGACACAGTCGATTGTCTGTGAACTTGCTGAGACGAATAAAAAAATAGGTTTTTCTGCGAATGAGATTGCTATTCGATTGAAACTTGTTCGAAGCAATGTCAGCAAAGAATTGAATTGTCTATTGGGAGAAAATAAGGCAATTAAGATTTCTGGAAAACCGGTTCTGTATTTAGCGACAGAGGTTTTGAAAAAAACTTATGGCAATGTTTTGAACCAAAGTGTCTTTCAGAATATTTCTCAATTGCAGCAATGCTTGTGTCCAGATCAGGATGACACCCCAGCAGAAAAAGAGATTTCGCAAAATCTTTTACAATCCGATTTACAGCAGGTAAAACAAGAAAAAATAGAAAAAGAAATAAAACAGCATGATCAGATTTTTGGAAATATCACTGGGGCTGAAGATGATTTGCAGTTACAGGTAAAGCAAGCTAAGGCTGCTATTTTATATCCGCCGAATGGATTACATACGCTGATTATCGGACCGACGGGGAGCGGTAAGACGACATTTGCCGGGATTATGTATCGCTATGCGATTGATACTGGGAAAATGCCATCAACAGCATCTTATGTGATTTTCAATTGTGCCGATTATGCCGAAAATTCACAGTTGTTGATTTCACATTTATTTGGTCATGTAAAGGGAGCTTATACCGGAGCTGAACGCGAGCGCCGTGGCTTGATTGATCAGGCAGACGGTGGGATATTGTTTTTAGATGAGATACACCGTTTGCCGCCGGAAGGGCAGGAAATGCTGTTTTCCTTGATTGACCGCGGAACGTATCGGCGGTTGGGGGAAGCTGAGGGTGTTCGAACGGCTAATGTTTTGATTATTGCAGCGACGACGGAGGATCCACAGTCTGCGATCTTAGGAACTTTCTTGAGGAGAATTCCTTTGGTCATTACGTTACCGGGCCTGAATGAGCGTAATCTCAAAGTGCGGATGAAGCTGATTTGTCAGTTCTTTCGGGAAGAATCAGTGAAAATAAAAGTTCCTTTGATGGTTGCAAAAGAGGTGCTCAAAGTATTGCTTCTATACAAATGTCCGGGAAATATTGGACAACTGCGTAATGATATTCAGCTGATTTGTGCGAATGCATTTGTGGAATATATTACGAACCAGCAAAATGGTGTGCAGATAAAATTATCACAATTGTCGCAAAACTTAAAAGAAGGCTTTTTTGCAATTGATGAAAAAAGGCAGGAGCTTATGCAAAACTTCAATTTGAATGATTGTGAAACGATAATATTTGATGGAATGAAGGATGGATTGACGGAAAACCTACACAATGTATTATTGTATGATGAATATCAGACGGGAGAAGATTTCTACGATTTGATTTTAGAAAGTGCGCAAAAACTATATAATCAAGGCTTAGAAATAGATCAGATCAAGGATAATATAGTAGGACAGGTCCAAAAGAGAATGTATCAATCGGTACCGAAAGCCCGTGCAAACAATCTCCACGTAGATAAAGAGGTCTTATCCAAGATTGCAACGCCGGAAATCGTTCGCATCATCGAAGAGGAGCTTGAAAAAGCCAATGCTGTATTTGGCAGGATTATTGATGCTAAGATGGTCTACAGCTTGGCGCTTCATATGGAAACTTTGATTGAACGTTTGCGCCAGGGGGAAGTTAGAATTTATCCTAACAGTGTCAAGGTAAGTAGCGATCACCCGGAAGAATATCGTGTAGCGATGCAGATAAAAGTTCGGGTCGAAAAAGCATTGAATGTGATTATTCCAAGTGATGAAGCGGCATTTATTGCTATGGCTTTGTATTCAATGAATATAAAAAAAGAAGGGAATATACAGATATTAGTCCTGTCGCATGGAATTTCGACGGCGACCAATATGGTTGAGGTTGCCAAGATGCTGCTCGGATACGATTGTTTACATGCCTTAGATATGCCGATGGAAGAAAAGGTTACGGTTACTTTGAATAAGGCGGTGGAGCTTGTCAAGCGAATTAACACGGGCGGCGGAGTTTTGCTTCTGGTCGATATGGGATCATTGACGACTTTTTCCGAAGTTATCACCAGTCGGACTGGGATACCGACGAGAACTATCCGCATGGTCAGTACACCGATGGTGATAGAAGCGGCGAGAAAAGCGATGATGACGAATATGACATTGGAGGAGCTCGAGGAAAGTGTAATTACAATGAGTGGTTTTATCGGTGGACGCGTAAAGGTTGCCGTGGAAGAGGAGATTCAGTTTGAGCCGCTAAAGGCTCAAACGATGAGTTATTCGCATGGAATCATCACGATGCTGGAAGATGTATTGGCATTTCTTAATGTAAAAAAGGCTTGTCGGGTGCTTGATGAAGTCTTGGACAAGATTGCCGCTGACTGCAACTTCATCGTAGATGATACGATTCATTTAAAATTTTTGTTCCATTGCTCGTGCATGATTGAACGTTTGGTGCGAAAAGAACCTTTGCCGTATAAAAAGTTTGCCCGAATTAAGCAAGAACATCAAAGCGTTTTTCAATTTGTGGAACAAAACTTTGAAATTGTAGAGGAGATTTTTGGAATTTCGATTCCGGAAACAGAGATTGCCTATATTGTAGAGATGCTCAATACACATTTCTACCATACTGGCGTAGATGACAGTATTTTGAAGGTGAAAAAATAG
- the tkt gene encoding transketolase, whose protein sequence is MFDYQIERNKEQDIKAVNAIRILAADSVQKAKSGHPGMVLGSASMAYELWGYHMKHNPKNPKWENRDRFVLSAGHGSMLLYSLLHLFGYGLQIEDLKKFRQDGSLTPGHPEYGHTVGVEATTGPLGAGMGMAVGMAIAEAHLAATFNKADFPIVDHYTFVLGGDGCMMEGISSEAFSLAGTLGLHKLIVFYDSNRISIEGSTDIAFTENVQKRMEAFGFQTITVEDGNDLEAIGAAIEAAKADTKHPSFITVKTQIGYGCPAKQGKSSAHGEPLGEENIKALREKLGWKSQEAFSIPEDVYARYQCLAQNGEQKEAVWNELFAAYSEQYPAEQVRWKKYHGDVDAKALLEDKEFWAYEKKEQATRNLSSIMINRLKERLENLIGGSADLAPSNKSYMKDGGDFGKENYRGRNLHFGVRELAMAAIGNGIALHGGLKTYIATFFVFSDYMKPMARLAALMELPVVYVLTHDSIGVGEDGATHEPIEQLAMLRAMPNFQVFRPADATETAVGWYLAVTSKKTPTALVLTRQNLPQLADSSQEALKGAYIIADAKKEQADGILIASGSEVSLAMAAKAELEKENIDVRVVSMPCMELFEQQDEVYKEKILPRGIRSRVAIETGTDFGWGKYTGIDGANVTMQGFGASAPPEILFKKYGFTIENVVKIMKKVHDKNRKQI, encoded by the coding sequence ATGTTCGATTATCAAATAGAGAGAAATAAAGAACAGGATATAAAAGCGGTGAATGCTATTCGAATACTGGCTGCTGACAGCGTGCAAAAAGCAAAATCGGGACATCCGGGAATGGTGCTTGGCAGTGCTTCTATGGCATATGAGCTGTGGGGGTATCATATGAAACACAATCCGAAGAATCCAAAATGGGAGAACCGAGATCGTTTTGTACTTTCTGCCGGACATGGTTCGATGCTCTTGTATTCATTGCTACACCTGTTTGGCTATGGGCTGCAAATCGAAGATTTAAAGAAGTTTCGTCAGGATGGTTCCCTTACTCCAGGGCATCCGGAATATGGACATACGGTTGGCGTCGAAGCGACGACCGGGCCGCTCGGTGCAGGAATGGGGATGGCCGTTGGTATGGCAATAGCGGAAGCACATTTGGCTGCCACGTTTAACAAAGCGGATTTTCCAATCGTAGATCACTATACTTTTGTGCTAGGCGGAGATGGTTGTATGATGGAAGGAATCTCATCAGAAGCATTTTCGCTTGCTGGAACTTTAGGACTCCACAAGCTAATCGTATTCTATGACAGTAATCGAATTTCAATCGAAGGCAGTACGGATATCGCTTTTACAGAGAATGTTCAAAAACGTATGGAAGCCTTTGGATTTCAGACAATTACCGTTGAAGATGGCAACGATCTCGAAGCGATCGGAGCGGCAATTGAAGCGGCAAAAGCAGATACGAAGCATCCATCCTTTATCACGGTAAAAACGCAGATTGGTTATGGCTGTCCGGCAAAACAAGGAAAATCTAGTGCTCACGGCGAACCGCTCGGCGAAGAAAATATCAAAGCCTTAAGAGAAAAGCTTGGCTGGAAAAGTCAAGAAGCCTTTTCTATACCGGAAGATGTATATGCGCGGTATCAGTGCCTTGCGCAAAACGGTGAACAAAAAGAAGCTGTATGGAACGAACTGTTTGCTGCCTATAGTGAGCAATATCCAGCAGAACAAGTACGCTGGAAAAAATATCATGGAGATGTTGATGCAAAAGCACTGCTCGAAGACAAGGAATTTTGGGCGTATGAAAAAAAGGAACAGGCGACAAGAAATCTATCGAGCATCATGATTAATCGCCTCAAAGAGCGGTTGGAAAATCTGATTGGCGGCAGTGCTGACCTCGCCCCATCAAATAAAAGTTATATGAAAGATGGAGGCGATTTTGGAAAAGAAAACTATCGGGGGCGTAACCTACATTTTGGCGTAAGAGAACTTGCTATGGCGGCAATCGGCAACGGCATCGCATTGCATGGCGGTCTCAAAACGTATATCGCGACCTTTTTTGTATTTAGCGACTATATGAAACCGATGGCTCGGCTGGCAGCATTGATGGAACTTCCCGTGGTCTATGTATTGACGCATGACAGCATTGGAGTCGGTGAAGATGGAGCAACTCATGAACCAATCGAACAACTGGCAATGCTGAGGGCTATGCCGAATTTCCAAGTATTTCGACCGGCAGATGCAACAGAAACAGCCGTGGGGTGGTATTTGGCAGTGACGAGTAAGAAAACGCCGACGGCATTGGTACTTACCCGGCAGAATTTGCCACAGCTTGCCGACAGTAGTCAAGAAGCATTGAAAGGTGCGTATATTATAGCTGATGCAAAAAAAGAGCAGGCCGATGGAATATTAATCGCCAGCGGATCGGAAGTGTCGTTGGCAATGGCGGCAAAAGCGGAATTGGAAAAGGAAAATATAGATGTGCGCGTTGTGAGTATGCCATGTATGGAGTTGTTTGAACAGCAGGACGAAGTTTACAAAGAAAAAATCCTTCCCCGAGGAATTCGAAGCAGGGTGGCAATTGAAACCGGAACTGATTTTGGATGGGGCAAATACACGGGAATTGATGGAGCAAACGTTACGATGCAGGGGTTCGGTGCATCAGCTCCGCCAGAGATATTGTTTAAAAAGTATGGATTTACGATAGAAAATGTTGTAAAAATTATGAAAAAGGTACATGATAAAAATAGAAAGCAAATATGA
- a CDS encoding PTS mannose/fructose/sorbose/N-acetylgalactosamine transporter subunit IIC translates to MEISIFQAALIGFFYYLSWSPWCTYVGFFTLNRPLLAGFITGIILGQPLEGALIGAGINVIYLGFISAGGAQMGDPSFAGYVGTALAIISNLDVSTAMAISVPLGTIATVLWIAKMTVNSFFVHWADKEVEKGNLNMVAFINVVPPQILLFLVSFIPATLVVYYGPNAVNGMLSILTDDVLHVFNVIGAMLPALGIAMNLKLIGNSFTMPFFVLGIILSVHFQMDIVIISIIGVVLALTVSSLRNNSSGEA, encoded by the coding sequence GTGGAAATTTCAATTTTTCAGGCGGCGTTAATCGGTTTCTTTTACTATCTCTCATGGAGTCCTTGGTGTACGTATGTTGGATTCTTTACGTTGAACAGACCTTTATTGGCAGGTTTTATTACGGGGATTATATTAGGTCAGCCTTTAGAAGGGGCATTAATTGGAGCTGGTATAAATGTGATTTATCTGGGCTTTATTTCAGCTGGCGGGGCGCAAATGGGAGATCCGTCATTTGCCGGATATGTTGGTACGGCTTTGGCTATCATTTCTAACTTAGATGTAAGTACAGCAATGGCAATCTCCGTTCCGCTTGGAACGATTGCGACGGTACTTTGGATTGCAAAGATGACAGTAAATTCGTTTTTCGTGCATTGGGCGGATAAAGAAGTTGAAAAAGGGAATCTCAATATGGTCGCATTCATCAATGTGGTTCCACCGCAGATTTTGTTATTTTTAGTTAGCTTCATTCCGGCAACTTTGGTTGTATACTATGGACCAAATGCAGTAAACGGAATGCTCAGTATTTTGACGGATGATGTTTTGCATGTATTCAACGTAATCGGAGCCATGCTTCCGGCACTTGGGATTGCAATGAACTTAAAGCTAATCGGGAATTCTTTTACGATGCCGTTCTTCGTTTTGGGGATTATCCTTTCGGTTCATTTCCAAATGGATATCGTTATCATTTCCATCATAGGGGTTGTTTTGGCATTAACAGTGAGTTCTTTACGAAATAATTCGAGCGGTGAAGCATAG
- a CDS encoding sn-glycerol-1-phosphate dehydrogenase yields the protein MQLTLDNIDALKITDYIGGELSCTCGKPHSIQMDKIVIEEGAVNKTAQVLKELGYKKALLVADANTWKACGQLVAMVLEKEAFPFKTCIFAESSDDLVPDEAATGKIFIQADADVDVILTVGSGVLNDLGKFVSCKLNIDTVIVATAPSMDGFASTGAALIVGDLKTSYQAVCPRAIIGDVDILRNAPMPMIIAGWSDIIGKYSALADWKISQIINNEFYCDVTVKMVKKSIKTCMDNIEKIKQRDAVAIKNLMEGLVLTGIAMSFVGISRPASGSEHHLAHYWEMQFLFAHKKAIFHGTKVGIGTAITTRLYELLRDADVDFVQAAQKAKAFDVAKWKADVETYYRQCSPEILALSEKDGRNSLTNRLERLQTIEKHWQEIHEVCTDIVSSEKIKEILYSANAPVNPQNVGIDCKMAVDAIRMAKEVRNRYTILGLLADLGMLDQFSEKIGKELK from the coding sequence ATGCAATTGACCTTGGATAATATAGATGCGTTAAAGATTACGGATTATATTGGTGGGGAACTTTCCTGCACCTGTGGCAAACCTCATTCGATTCAGATGGACAAGATTGTCATTGAAGAAGGAGCAGTGAATAAAACGGCGCAGGTACTCAAAGAACTCGGGTATAAAAAAGCACTGCTCGTTGCCGATGCAAACACATGGAAGGCTTGTGGGCAGTTGGTTGCCATGGTTTTGGAAAAGGAAGCTTTTCCATTTAAAACCTGCATTTTTGCTGAAAGTTCGGATGATTTGGTACCAGATGAAGCGGCAACCGGAAAAATATTTATTCAGGCAGACGCAGATGTAGATGTTATTTTGACGGTAGGTTCAGGTGTATTGAATGATTTAGGAAAGTTTGTCAGCTGTAAGTTGAACATTGATACGGTAATCGTAGCGACTGCGCCTTCGATGGATGGATTTGCTTCAACGGGAGCTGCGCTGATTGTCGGAGATTTAAAAACTTCGTATCAGGCGGTTTGCCCGCGTGCCATTATTGGCGATGTAGATATTTTGAGAAATGCACCAATGCCAATGATTATCGCCGGCTGGAGTGATATCATCGGCAAATATTCAGCGTTGGCTGATTGGAAGATTAGCCAGATTATTAATAATGAATTTTACTGCGATGTCACAGTAAAGATGGTAAAAAAATCAATAAAGACTTGTATGGACAATATTGAAAAAATAAAACAACGGGATGCTGTGGCGATTAAGAACTTGATGGAGGGACTGGTATTAACGGGAATTGCCATGAGCTTTGTCGGCATATCGCGACCGGCATCGGGGTCAGAGCATCACTTAGCACATTATTGGGAAATGCAGTTCCTTTTCGCGCATAAAAAGGCGATTTTCCATGGAACTAAGGTCGGTATTGGAACGGCGATTACGACTCGGCTGTATGAACTGCTTCGTGATGCGGATGTAGACTTTGTGCAGGCAGCTCAAAAAGCTAAAGCGTTTGATGTAGCCAAGTGGAAGGCGGATGTCGAAACATATTATCGTCAATGCAGTCCGGAAATTTTAGCATTGAGCGAAAAAGATGGGCGAAATTCATTGACGAATCGGTTGGAACGTCTACAAACGATTGAAAAGCATTGGCAAGAAATCCATGAAGTATGTACTGATATTGTGTCCTCTGAAAAGATTAAGGAAATTTTGTATAGTGCCAATGCTCCAGTCAATCCGCAGAATGTTGGGATTGATTGTAAGATGGCAGTAGATGCCATTCGTATGGCAAAAGAAGTTCGGAATCGGTATACGATTCTGGGGCTGTTGGCGGATTTAGGGATGCTTGATCAATTTTCTGAGAAAATTGGCAAGGAATTAAAATAA